Proteins encoded by one window of Gemmatimonadota bacterium:
- a CDS encoding HD domain-containing protein — MAGYSDRIHHALAFAAKHHDQQVRKGLRAPYFTQPANLAIILTRYAQDDTTVIAGILHQVVDDFSRNGLSREQLEERLGGKFGSGVLDLLVTIAARKLDDDGVELSPDERRDDVLARLASAPEAARWVCAADALHSASSLAADLRRTVDADAVWARVSVGREATLRWYRRVLDQLSAAGFATPVMAELAAAVQELEGL, encoded by the coding sequence GTGGCAGGTTATTCCGATCGGATCCATCACGCGCTCGCCTTTGCGGCGAAGCACCACGACCAGCAGGTGCGCAAGGGACTGCGCGCCCCGTACTTCACGCAGCCGGCGAACCTCGCGATCATCCTGACGCGGTACGCGCAGGACGATACAACGGTGATCGCCGGCATCCTGCACCAGGTCGTCGACGACTTCTCGCGCAACGGGTTGTCGCGCGAGCAGCTGGAGGAGCGGCTCGGGGGGAAGTTTGGCAGCGGCGTGCTGGACCTGCTCGTGACTATCGCAGCCCGCAAGCTCGACGACGACGGCGTCGAGTTGTCGCCGGACGAACGACGCGACGATGTGCTCGCCCGCCTGGCGAGTGCCCCCGAGGCAGCGCGCTGGGTCTGCGCGGCCGATGCGTTGCACAGCGCGTCATCGCTCGCGGCGGACCTGCGTCGCACGGTCGACGCCGACGCGGTTTGGGCGCGGGTGTCGGTGGGACGCGAGGCCACGCTGCGCTGGTACCGTCGCGTGCTTGACCAACTATCTGCAGCAGGGTTCGCCACGCCCGTGATGGCCGAGTTGGCGGCGGCGGTGCAGGAGCTGGAAGGGTTGTAG